The nucleotide window CGGACGTGCCCGACCAGGCCATGATCGCGCGGGGATTCGGGGCCGAGGGCATCGGGCTCTGCCGGACCGAGCACATGTTCTTCGCGGAAGACCGCATCCCCATCATGCAGAAAATGATCCTGGCCAGAACCAGCAAGGAGCGCGCGCAGTACCTGGCGCAACTCCTGCCGCTTCAGAAACAGGATTTCATCGGCCTGTACCGGGAGATGAAGGGGTTCCCCGTCACCATCCGTCTGCTGGACCCGCCGCTGCACGAGTTCCTGCCCAAGCGGGAAGACCTGATGGTCGAGATCGCGCGCCTGGAATTGACCGGCGCGGACCCAGCGCTGGTGGAGGAAAAACGCAAGCTGCTGGCGCGGGTCGAGGAACTCCACGAGTTCAACCCCATGTTGGGCCTCCGCGGCTGCCGGCTCGGCATCACGATGCCGGAAATCACCCGCATGCAAACCCAGGCCATCATCGAAGCCGCCTGCGAGCTGGCGCGCGAGGGCAAGAAGATCGTGCCGGAGATCATGATTCCCCTGGTGGGCATGGTCTCGGAAATGAAAGCCCAGAAGGATCTCATCCGAGAGGTGGCGGAGGAGACGCTCAAGCAGCGCGGCGTCAAGCTCTCCTACCTGATCGGCACGATGATCGAACTGCCGCGGGCCGCCGTCACGGCGCGCCGCATCGCGGAGGAGGCCGAATTCTTCTCGTTCGGCACCAACGACCTGACCCAGACCACGTTCGGGTTCTCGCGGGACGACGCGGCCAAGTTCATCGCCTTTTACATGCGCCGGCAGGATAGCTGTCCCCATTGCCTGAGCACCGACGTGGACTGGAAAGACATGCGCTGCCGCGCCTGCGATGCCGCCATCGCCAAGAAATCCGAAAACATTCTGGAGTCGGACCCGTTCGCCGTCCTGGACCGGGAGGGGGTCGGCGCCATGATGAAGATGGCCATCACCGAGGGCCGCGCCACCAGACCCGACATCAAGCTCGGCATCTGCGGCGAGCACGGAGGCGACCCCAGCTCCGTGGAATTCTGCCATCAGCTGGGGTTGGATTACGTCAGCTGTTCGCCCTATCGTGTCGCCATCGCGAGGCTGGCGGCGGCGCAGGCGGCCTTGACCGGGGCAGCGGAGAAAAAGCCGGCGCTTCGTTCTTCGAAGAAAAAGGCCAAGGCCAGCCGGACCGGCCGCGCCGCCGCGCCGGCCAGAGCTTCCAGAAAACGGTGAAGGACGCGGCCCGCGACCGTCGGTACATGGCGCTGGCCCTCCGGCTGGCAGCCAAGGGGCAGGGACGCACCAGCCCCAATCCGATGGTCGGGGCGGTGGTTGTGGCAAGCAACCGGATCGTCGGGCAGGGGTATCATCGCCGGGCCGGCGGTCCCCATGCCGAAGTGATCGCTCTCCAAGCTGCAGGCCCCCGTACACAAGGCGCCACCCTTTACGTCACCCTCGAACCCTGCTGTCATACCGAGAAGCGCACCCCTCCCTGTGTGCCGGTCCTGATCGCCGCCGGACTGAAGCGCGTCGTTGTCGCGATGCCGGATCCCAATCCTCATGTCGGCGGACGAGGCATCAGAGCCCTGCGTAAGGCCAGCCTTGAGGTCGCCGTCGGGTGCCAGCGCGACGAAGCCGAACGGCTGAACGAAGCCTATCGCCATTGGGTCAGAACCGGCTTGCCCTTCGTCACCCTGAAAGCCGCAATGACCATGGACGGCAAAATCGCCACGGCTGGCGGCGAGTCCCAATGGATCACCGGGGAACCGGCACGACGCTATACCCACCAGCTGCGCAGCCGGATGGACGCAATCCTGGTCGGGGCTGGGACGGTCCAGCGCGATGACCCCCGATTGACTGTGCGGTTGGGGAGAGGAGCGGTCGCGCCCAAACCGACTCATCAACCCTTGCGCGTCATCCTGGACAGCCGGCTGCGCATTCCCCTTATATCCAGAGTCCTCGGCCCCGGAACGGTCATCGCCACCACCGCTCAAGCCCCGGCCGGAAAGATACGACAAGCGCAGGCCAAGGGCGCCCAGATATTGGTCCTGCCAGCCCGGAATGGCCGGGTATCCCTACGCGCTTGCTTGGCCGAGCTGGGGAAACAGGGCATCACATCGGTGCTGATCGAAGGGGGCAGCGAAATCAACGCCTCCGCCATTCGGGCGGGACTGGTCAACCGGGTGGCCCTCTTCATCGCCCCCACCTTATTGGGTGGCCAAGACGCGAAAGGCCTCATCGGCGGGCTTGCGCCGAAACGGTTGGCGCAGGCGATGCCGCTCGACGATATCCGCATCCAACCTCTCGGGAGGGATTTCCTGCTGGAAGGGACCCTCTCGACGAAGTAGCCGGTCAGGCACATCCGACGTACCAGTTTGGATTCCTCAGCACAAAACCGTACAGACCCGTCCCCCGCGCCAGTCACGAACAGGCTGAAATTTCAACG belongs to Nitrospirota bacterium and includes:
- the ribD gene encoding bifunctional diaminohydroxyphosphoribosylaminopyrimidine deaminase/5-amino-6-(5-phosphoribosylamino)uracil reductase RibD, producing the protein MALALRLAAKGQGRTSPNPMVGAVVVASNRIVGQGYHRRAGGPHAEVIALQAAGPRTQGATLYVTLEPCCHTEKRTPPCVPVLIAAGLKRVVVAMPDPNPHVGGRGIRALRKASLEVAVGCQRDEAERLNEAYRHWVRTGLPFVTLKAAMTMDGKIATAGGESQWITGEPARRYTHQLRSRMDAILVGAGTVQRDDPRLTVRLGRGAVAPKPTHQPLRVILDSRLRIPLISRVLGPGTVIATTAQAPAGKIRQAQAKGAQILVLPARNGRVSLRACLAELGKQGITSVLIEGGSEINASAIRAGLVNRVALFIAPTLLGGQDAKGLIGGLAPKRLAQAMPLDDIRIQPLGRDFLLEGTLSTK